A DNA window from Parabacteroides johnsonii DSM 18315 contains the following coding sequences:
- a CDS encoding peptidylprolyl isomerase: MKKLFAICLVALSALISVHLQAQEVETLVLIDTDMGKIKVKLFNDTPQHRDNFIKNVKEHLYDGLLFHRVIKQFMVQAGDINSKDAPLEQHLGDGDLDYTIPAEIVYPKYFHKRGMFAAARTGDEENPERASSATQFYIVTGKFFTEMELDKMEEEQGITFTPEQRQAYMLEGGTPHLDGKYTIFGEVVSGMKAVDKIQFTETNAEDRPVKNIKIKSMKIVNK; encoded by the coding sequence ATGAAAAAGCTGTTTGCTATATGTTTAGTGGCCCTATCGGCTCTGATATCCGTCCATTTGCAAGCGCAAGAGGTTGAAACACTGGTACTGATCGATACCGATATGGGAAAGATCAAAGTGAAGCTCTTCAATGACACCCCCCAACATCGTGACAACTTTATCAAGAACGTGAAGGAGCACCTCTATGACGGATTGTTGTTTCACCGCGTCATCAAGCAGTTTATGGTACAGGCTGGTGACATCAATTCAAAAGACGCGCCACTGGAACAACATTTGGGAGACGGTGACCTAGACTATACGATCCCGGCAGAGATCGTGTACCCGAAATATTTCCATAAACGCGGTATGTTCGCAGCTGCCCGTACAGGCGATGAAGAGAACCCCGAACGCGCCTCGTCAGCCACCCAATTTTATATCGTAACCGGTAAGTTCTTTACGGAAATGGAGCTCGACAAGATGGAGGAGGAACAAGGCATCACCTTCACTCCCGAACAGCGGCAAGCCTATATGTTGGAAGGCGGTACGCCTCATCTGGACGGTAAATACACGATCTTCGGCGAAGTCGTAAGTGGTATGAAAGCTGTCGACAAGATTCAGTTCACCGAGACAAATGCAGAAGACCGTCCCGTCAAGAACATCAAGATCAAGTCAATGAAAATAGTCAACAAATAA
- a CDS encoding fructose-bisphosphatase class III translates to MTKDITAEHVLNDLRYLTLLARSFPTVADASTEIINLEAILNLPKGTEHFLSDIHGEHQAFNHVLKNASGAIKRKVNEIFSNTLRDLEKKELCTLIYYPEQKLELIRQREKDLDDWYLITLNQLVRVCRNVSSKYTRSKVRKALPKEFSYIIQELLHESSDEPNKSAYVDQIINTIISTGRANDFIIAMCNLIQRLTIDLLHIIGDIYDRGPGAHIIMDTLCNYHNFDIQWGNHDILWMGAAAGNAGSIANVIRMCMRYGNLATLEDGYGINLLPLATFAMEVYGDDPCELFIPRTNASDTTFDEKTTQLIARMHKAITVIQFKVEGEIIRRRPEFRMDDRLLLHHIDLRRGTIRIEGKEYELKDKNWPTLNAKDPYALSIEEEELMRRIKHSFECSEKLKKHMRCLFTHGSMYQVCNSNLLFHASVPMNPDGTLKSVRIEGTEYKGKALLDKVDQLVRTAYFDADDSPEKDFAMDYIWYLWEGKDSPLFDKSRMATFERCFIDDKSVQKEEKGAYYSLREEEPVCDMLLDEFGVTGQHRHIINGHVPVRSIKGENPIKANGKLLVIDGGFSKAYHPETGIAGYTLVYHSRGFQLVQHEPFLSTDQAIKEGKDIRSTTIVVELNSHRQMVKDTDKGADLQQQIHDLEKLLYAFRNGFIKEKERYK, encoded by the coding sequence ATGACTAAAGACATAACAGCAGAACACGTATTAAACGACCTGCGCTACCTGACGCTGTTGGCACGCAGCTTTCCGACGGTGGCAGACGCCAGTACGGAAATCATCAACCTGGAAGCCATCCTGAACCTGCCGAAAGGGACGGAACATTTCCTATCCGACATCCACGGCGAGCACCAGGCTTTTAACCATGTGCTGAAGAACGCCTCCGGTGCGATCAAGCGCAAGGTAAACGAGATATTCAGCAACACATTGCGCGATTTAGAAAAAAAAGAACTCTGCACGCTGATCTACTATCCGGAACAAAAACTGGAACTGATCCGGCAACGCGAAAAGGACCTGGACGACTGGTACCTAATCACCCTAAATCAGCTGGTACGCGTATGCCGAAACGTTTCTTCCAAATATACACGCTCAAAGGTTCGCAAGGCATTGCCAAAAGAATTTTCTTACATCATCCAGGAACTGCTCCACGAATCGAGCGACGAGCCGAACAAGTCCGCCTATGTGGACCAGATCATCAACACGATCATCTCGACAGGTCGCGCAAACGACTTCATCATCGCCATGTGTAACCTGATCCAACGCCTCACAATCGATCTATTGCACATCATCGGCGACATCTACGATCGCGGGCCAGGCGCCCATATCATCATGGATACGCTTTGCAACTACCATAATTTCGATATCCAATGGGGTAATCACGACATTCTCTGGATGGGGGCCGCCGCAGGCAACGCAGGAAGCATCGCCAACGTGATCCGCATGTGCATGCGCTACGGCAACCTGGCAACCCTGGAAGACGGCTATGGCATCAACCTCCTGCCCTTAGCGACATTCGCGATGGAAGTCTATGGCGACGATCCCTGCGAACTGTTCATCCCGCGCACAAACGCGTCGGATACGACTTTCGATGAAAAGACTACTCAACTGATCGCCCGCATGCACAAGGCGATCACGGTCATACAGTTCAAGGTGGAAGGCGAAATCATCCGCCGTCGTCCGGAATTCCGGATGGACGACCGCCTGCTACTCCACCACATCGACCTCCGACGTGGAACAATCCGCATCGAAGGAAAGGAATACGAGCTGAAAGACAAAAACTGGCCAACCCTCAACGCCAAAGATCCCTATGCTCTCTCCATCGAAGAAGAAGAACTGATGCGACGCATCAAACACTCGTTCGAGTGCAGTGAAAAGCTGAAAAAGCACATGCGCTGCCTGTTCACGCACGGCAGTATGTACCAGGTCTGCAACTCCAACCTGCTCTTCCACGCCTCCGTCCCGATGAACCCGGACGGTACGCTCAAGTCAGTCCGGATCGAAGGTACGGAATATAAAGGAAAAGCCCTGTTAGACAAAGTAGACCAGTTGGTACGCACCGCCTATTTCGACGCCGACGACAGTCCGGAGAAGGACTTTGCGATGGATTATATCTGGTACCTCTGGGAAGGCAAGGACTCTCCCCTCTTCGACAAAAGCCGGATGGCGACTTTCGAACGTTGCTTCATCGACGACAAATCGGTACAGAAGGAAGAAAAAGGTGCTTACTATTCCCTCCGGGAAGAAGAGCCGGTCTGCGACATGCTGTTGGACGAGTTCGGCGTTACCGGCCAACACCGCCACATCATCAACGGACATGTCCCCGTCCGCTCTATCAAAGGTGAGAACCCTATCAAGGCGAATGGCAAACTGCTTGTCATCGACGGCGGCTTCTCCAAAGCCTACCACCCAGAAACAGGTATAGCCGGTTATACCTTGGTCTACCATTCGCGCGGCTTCCAGCTTGTGCAGCACGAGCCGTTCCTGTCGACCGACCAGGCCATCAAGGAGGGCAAGGACATCCGCTCGACCACCATCGTCGTCGAACTGAACTCTCACCGCCAAATGGTCAAGGACACAGATAAGGGAGCGGACCTGCAGCAGCAGATCCACGATCTGGAAAAACTCCTTTATGCGTTCCGCAATGGGTTTATCAAAGAAAAAGAGCGTTATAAATAA
- a CDS encoding RagB/SusD family nutrient uptake outer membrane protein, translated as MKSKNYILSVLATGLMAGSLVSCSDFLDTKPSTSVDDTDVFQTTSGAQSALNGCYYQMRAYGSGGANRGDDYGIPSIQMISDMCGEDVMSNGGGWYSFVYNYWGETQANIFRTDQLWTFHYRLINNLNSVITYVDDSEGEDIDKQYIKGQALALRGWAYFDLARLYQQTYAIAKDMPGVPIYTEPTIDGTQGKPRGTLEETYQQILSDLTTAEPMLEGFVRSSSYPNVFDQTVVQGVLSQVYQVMNNWAKSEEYAKKVLAAYPLTTAEEYANGFNDHLTKSWIWGIKQTEEQNMGDYSPFAMWYNGDRKCWTFACFILSDQFVDLFDEGDIRFKQFERWAAGSGETKKEFWISHKFRDNEDCRGSMVVMRSDEMLLNAAEACAHQGKDAEAKALLWELQDLRNAKRTEASGGELIEAILKERRKELYGEGFSLFDMLRTQKGLERTGNHLDWGGLITFPANSWRFIFQLPGAEMKNNKSLVDEIWPAGDQNPFDGVYEP; from the coding sequence ATGAAATCAAAGAACTATATATTATCGGTTTTGGCTACAGGTCTCATGGCAGGAAGTTTGGTTTCCTGTAGTGATTTTTTGGATACGAAACCATCGACATCTGTCGATGATACGGATGTCTTCCAAACGACTTCCGGAGCACAGTCCGCTTTGAATGGTTGTTATTATCAAATGCGTGCGTATGGTAGCGGGGGAGCTAATCGAGGTGACGACTATGGTATACCTTCTATCCAGATGATTTCGGACATGTGTGGTGAAGATGTGATGAGCAATGGCGGAGGTTGGTATAGCTTTGTTTATAATTATTGGGGAGAAACGCAGGCCAATATCTTCCGTACGGATCAGTTGTGGACCTTCCATTACCGGTTGATTAATAATTTGAACTCTGTAATCACTTATGTCGACGATTCGGAAGGTGAAGACATTGATAAGCAATATATCAAGGGGCAGGCTTTAGCTTTGCGAGGATGGGCTTATTTTGATTTGGCCCGTTTATATCAGCAGACTTATGCTATCGCTAAAGATATGCCGGGAGTACCTATTTATACGGAACCGACTATAGATGGCACACAAGGAAAACCGCGTGGAACCTTAGAAGAAACCTATCAGCAAATTTTATCCGATTTGACGACTGCCGAACCGATGTTGGAGGGTTTTGTGCGCAGTTCCAGTTATCCGAACGTATTTGATCAAACGGTTGTACAAGGTGTTTTGTCTCAGGTTTATCAAGTAATGAATAACTGGGCTAAATCGGAAGAATATGCTAAAAAAGTGTTGGCGGCTTATCCTTTGACAACAGCGGAAGAATATGCAAACGGGTTTAACGATCATCTGACTAAATCTTGGATTTGGGGTATCAAGCAGACGGAAGAACAAAATATGGGTGACTATTCTCCTTTTGCCATGTGGTATAACGGAGATCGTAAGTGCTGGACTTTTGCTTGTTTTATCCTTTCCGATCAGTTTGTTGATTTATTTGATGAAGGTGATATACGTTTCAAGCAGTTCGAACGTTGGGCGGCAGGATCAGGTGAAACAAAAAAAGAATTTTGGATCTCCCATAAATTCCGAGACAATGAGGATTGTCGTGGATCGATGGTTGTCATGCGTTCCGACGAAATGTTGCTGAATGCAGCGGAAGCTTGTGCACATCAGGGAAAAGATGCGGAAGCGAAAGCACTACTGTGGGAACTGCAGGATCTACGTAATGCTAAACGTACGGAAGCGAGTGGTGGCGAACTGATCGAAGCCATTTTGAAAGAAAGAAGAAAGGAACTTTATGGAGAAGGTTTTTCTTTGTTTGATATGCTTCGAACACAGAAGGGGCTGGAACGAACCGGTAATCATTTGGATTGGGGCGGTTTGATTACATTCCCAGCTAATTCATGGCGATTTATTTTCCAGTTGCCGGGAGCTGAAATGAAGAACAACAAATCTTTGGTTGATGAAATCTGGCCTGCTGGTGACCAGAATCCGTTTGATGGAGTTTATGAACCGTAA
- a CDS encoding MATE family efflux transporter has protein sequence MMQLSVYKEHYKETIRLGVPIMLGQLGIIVVGFADNIMVGHHSTAELAAASFVNNFFNLVFIAGMGFSYGLTPIIGGYFARKEYTKAGETLKNSLCINFAVGLLLSLCMLALLLNIHILKQPEELMPYIVPYYILQLFSVIFAMLFNSFKQFSDGTTDTLTPMCVMLGANVINIIGNYLLIYGNFGCPELGLTGAGISTLFSRILTFGMFCFLFAKHSRYKPYLEGFKKGTLNKISLSNLVRLGLPVGFQMGVETGSFSLSVIMMGWLGSVALAAHQVLGVITTLGFMVYYGIAAAVAIRVSAYKGWNDWPAIRHASFAGLHLIMGTAIIVVLLILAFRDNMGYIITPEKEVVELVALLAWSVILYQFGDGLQILFANALRGISDVKYMAYMAFFCHFGLALPIGYLCGFTFGWGAIGIWCGFPISLTTLGVLLWKRFNRLTIKK, from the coding sequence ATGATGCAACTTTCAGTTTACAAGGAACATTACAAAGAAACGATACGCCTGGGTGTCCCGATCATGTTGGGACAGCTGGGCATTATTGTTGTCGGCTTTGCCGATAACATCATGGTCGGACACCACAGTACGGCCGAACTGGCTGCCGCGTCGTTTGTCAACAACTTCTTCAACCTTGTGTTCATTGCAGGGATGGGGTTCTCTTACGGGCTTACCCCCATCATCGGAGGCTATTTCGCGCGGAAAGAGTATACCAAGGCGGGCGAGACACTGAAAAACAGCCTTTGCATCAACTTCGCCGTGGGACTGCTGCTCAGCCTCTGCATGTTGGCACTACTTCTGAACATCCACATCCTGAAGCAACCAGAAGAGTTGATGCCCTATATCGTGCCTTACTACATATTGCAACTTTTCTCGGTCATCTTTGCCATGCTGTTCAATTCGTTCAAGCAGTTCAGCGACGGCACGACAGATACGCTCACCCCCATGTGCGTCATGTTAGGGGCCAACGTAATCAACATTATCGGGAACTACCTGCTGATATACGGTAACTTCGGATGTCCCGAACTGGGGCTTACCGGTGCCGGCATATCGACGCTTTTCAGCCGCATCCTGACATTCGGGATGTTCTGCTTCCTCTTTGCCAAGCACTCCCGTTACAAGCCCTACCTGGAAGGATTCAAGAAAGGGACCCTCAACAAGATCAGCCTGAGCAATTTAGTGCGTCTCGGCCTGCCGGTCGGTTTCCAGATGGGAGTCGAGACAGGCTCATTCAGCCTGAGCGTCATCATGATGGGCTGGCTGGGAAGCGTGGCACTCGCCGCCCACCAAGTATTAGGCGTGATCACCACGCTCGGTTTCATGGTCTATTACGGCATAGCAGCAGCCGTCGCCATACGCGTAAGTGCCTACAAGGGATGGAACGACTGGCCGGCCATACGCCATGCCTCTTTTGCAGGCCTTCACCTGATCATGGGAACCGCCATTATCGTCGTACTGCTTATCTTGGCGTTCCGCGACAATATGGGTTACATCATCACCCCGGAAAAAGAGGTGGTCGAGCTGGTTGCCCTGCTTGCCTGGTCAGTGATCCTTTACCAGTTCGGCGACGGGCTGCAAATCCTTTTCGCCAATGCCCTGCGTGGCATCTCGGATGTCAAGTACATGGCCTACATGGCTTTTTTCTGCCACTTCGGGCTGGCGCTTCCCATCGGTTACCTGTGCGGATTCACCTTCGGATGGGGGGCCATCGGCATCTGGTGCGGCTTCCCGATCAGCCTGACTACGCTCGGGGTGTTACTTTGGAAACGTTTCAATCGATTGACAATAAAAAAATAG
- a CDS encoding peptidylprolyl isomerase, protein METNETLVVMDTTLGKIKFKLYNDTPQHRDNFIKLAKAGQYDGLLFHRVIKDFMVQGGDVTSKDAPMNKQLGAGDLGYTVPAEFNYPKYFHKKGALCAARTGDEVNPEKASSASQFYIVTGKKYSEAELGQMEKQLEGRLKQAIFNRLQTENKPKIMELYRSGNKEELAVLRDTLIGKTELEAEKRKDETKMPAELRETYKTIGGVPFLDNQYTVYGEVVEGLDVVDAIQQVKTNKQDRPTENVVIKSVEVLG, encoded by the coding sequence ATGGAAACGAACGAAACATTAGTGGTGATGGACACCACGCTCGGAAAGATAAAATTCAAATTATACAACGATACTCCGCAGCACCGCGACAATTTCATCAAGTTGGCGAAAGCCGGACAATACGACGGCCTGCTGTTCCATCGCGTCATCAAAGACTTTATGGTGCAAGGTGGCGACGTCACTTCTAAAGACGCCCCGATGAACAAGCAATTAGGAGCCGGAGACTTGGGTTATACCGTTCCGGCGGAATTCAACTACCCTAAATATTTCCATAAAAAGGGAGCCTTGTGTGCTGCCCGTACCGGAGATGAAGTGAATCCGGAAAAAGCATCGTCAGCCTCGCAGTTCTATATTGTCACAGGCAAAAAATATTCGGAAGCCGAACTCGGCCAAATGGAAAAGCAACTGGAAGGACGGCTGAAACAAGCTATCTTCAACCGCCTCCAGACGGAAAACAAACCTAAAATCATGGAGCTCTACCGTAGTGGCAACAAAGAAGAACTCGCCGTGCTCCGCGACACCCTGATCGGAAAGACCGAACTGGAGGCCGAAAAACGGAAAGACGAGACGAAGATGCCGGCTGAACTACGCGAGACCTACAAGACGATCGGCGGCGTGCCCTTCCTCGACAACCAATACACCGTATACGGCGAAGTGGTGGAAGGTCTGGACGTGGTAGATGCGATCCAGCAAGTAAAGACAAATAAACAAGACCGCCCGACGGAAAATGTAGTAATCAAGTCGGTAGAGGTTTTGGGATGA
- a CDS encoding porin: MKTLLKSAVLLLGMGLVSAHSHAQKVVVEDNEPNSVMFVTIDKAGNEIIRIMNESQSPRFHEPKAPRFLLTDRKGKFALGIGGYVKLAAEYDFGGISDNIDFYPALIPGKGQSYVRNQFQMDATTSTIFLKLVGHTDLLGDFVVYTAGNFRGGSGKIFELRNAYVSARGFTAGYDYGSFMDLGNVPATIDFAGPNGMSIYHATQIRYEYALAKGLKAGIGVEMPIVDGLTNEHVSIAKQRMPNFPIYVQYGWTPKSHFRAAAIIRSMSYDNLTAHKTESEIGWGVLASATFNVMNRLQVYGQGVYGKGIGQFLNDMSLLNVDVVPNPEKEGKMQVLPMMGWFAGMQYNFSPKVFITSTYGQSRLYSHDGYPTTPSEQYRYGQYLNATLFWNITSDLQVGAEYLRGWRTDFNGDTRHANRMNLAVQYSF; encoded by the coding sequence ATGAAAACATTGTTGAAAAGCGCAGTTCTACTGCTCGGAATGGGACTAGTTTCTGCCCATTCCCATGCTCAGAAAGTTGTGGTTGAGGATAACGAACCTAACTCAGTCATGTTTGTCACCATTGATAAGGCAGGTAACGAGATTATCCGGATCATGAATGAGTCACAGAGTCCCCGTTTTCACGAACCGAAAGCGCCCCGCTTCCTACTGACGGATCGGAAAGGTAAATTTGCACTCGGTATTGGAGGGTATGTGAAACTTGCTGCCGAATATGATTTCGGCGGTATTTCCGATAATATAGACTTTTATCCGGCTTTGATTCCCGGAAAGGGACAGTCATACGTGCGGAATCAATTCCAGATGGATGCAACTACCAGTACCATCTTTCTGAAACTGGTCGGACATACGGATCTGTTGGGCGATTTCGTGGTGTATACTGCCGGGAACTTCCGGGGAGGTAGCGGCAAGATATTCGAGTTGAGGAATGCTTATGTATCGGCACGAGGCTTTACGGCGGGTTACGATTATGGTTCGTTCATGGATTTAGGCAATGTGCCTGCAACAATCGATTTTGCCGGCCCTAACGGAATGTCGATCTACCATGCTACGCAAATCCGCTACGAATATGCACTTGCCAAGGGGCTGAAAGCCGGTATTGGTGTGGAAATGCCGATTGTGGACGGCCTGACGAACGAACATGTCAGTATCGCCAAACAGCGGATGCCGAACTTCCCGATTTACGTGCAGTATGGGTGGACCCCTAAAAGCCATTTTCGCGCAGCGGCTATCATTCGTAGTATGAGTTACGACAATTTGACTGCCCACAAGACGGAGTCGGAGATCGGATGGGGTGTGTTGGCTTCTGCTACTTTCAACGTGATGAACCGTTTGCAGGTCTATGGACAGGGTGTTTATGGCAAGGGTATCGGACAGTTCCTGAACGATATGAGTTTGTTGAATGTCGATGTCGTCCCGAATCCAGAAAAGGAAGGGAAGATGCAGGTGCTTCCGATGATGGGATGGTTTGCAGGTATGCAGTATAATTTCTCTCCGAAAGTGTTTATTACCAGTACGTACGGACAGTCACGCCTATATAGTCATGATGGTTATCCTACCACTCCTTCTGAGCAGTACCGCTACGGTCAGTATTTGAATGCCACGCTTTTCTGGAACATCACTTCCGACCTGCAAGTTGGTGCCGAATATCTACGTGGCTGGCGTACGGATTTCAACGGTGATACACGTCATGCCAACCGGATGAACCTGGCGGTGCAGTATAGTTTCTAA
- a CDS encoding DMT family transporter codes for MNSEKLKGHILILITNILFAVNMPISKYLLPTHVPPEGLTIMRMAFACVMFWIVSLFTVKEKVPLKDLGMLFVCALCGVGINQGLFIVGLNRSSPVDASIIATAVPIFVLLLAAVILKEPITRKKSFGVFMGVSGGLLLVFSSTHTADSISSLDGDVMMIVSGLMYAIYLVLSKPLSLRYSSVTMMKWMFLFTTLTLVPFTFRHVLDAPAFHREVWDFKELSAIFYVLFGATFLPYLLIPMSLKRIRPTTVSMYNYAQPIVASFIAVMIGQDTFSWQKFLSAILVFIGVYLVTQSKSREDIEKEKQVIKADNNPY; via the coding sequence ATGAACAGCGAGAAACTGAAAGGTCACATCCTGATATTGATAACCAATATCCTGTTTGCCGTCAACATGCCGATATCCAAATATCTGCTGCCGACGCACGTTCCCCCCGAAGGTCTTACGATCATGCGCATGGCTTTCGCCTGCGTGATGTTCTGGATCGTGTCTCTTTTCACGGTAAAAGAGAAAGTGCCGTTGAAAGACTTAGGGATGCTTTTTGTCTGTGCTCTTTGCGGAGTAGGGATCAACCAAGGGTTATTTATCGTCGGGCTAAACCGCTCTTCTCCTGTCGACGCCTCCATCATCGCCACCGCCGTACCGATCTTCGTCCTGCTGTTGGCCGCCGTCATCCTGAAGGAGCCGATCACCCGAAAGAAATCGTTCGGGGTCTTCATGGGAGTCAGTGGGGGTCTGTTGTTGGTCTTCAGTTCCACGCATACCGCCGACAGTATCAGTAGCCTCGACGGTGACGTGATGATGATTGTCAGCGGGTTAATGTACGCCATCTACCTGGTTCTGTCGAAGCCGCTCTCCTTGCGCTATTCATCAGTCACGATGATGAAATGGATGTTTCTATTTACGACGCTGACGCTGGTTCCCTTCACCTTCCGGCATGTGCTCGACGCTCCTGCTTTCCACCGGGAAGTTTGGGATTTCAAGGAGCTGAGTGCGATCTTCTATGTCCTCTTCGGAGCGACGTTCCTCCCCTACCTGCTCATCCCGATGTCTTTGAAGCGAATCCGCCCGACAACGGTCAGCATGTATAACTATGCGCAGCCGATCGTTGCCTCGTTCATCGCCGTCATGATCGGCCAAGACACCTTTTCCTGGCAGAAATTCCTGTCGGCAATCCTGGTCTTTATAGGTGTTTACCTCGTGACACAGAGCAAAAGCAGGGAAGACATAGAGAAAGAAAAACAGGTTATAAAAGCAGACAATAACCCTTATTAG